One part of the Vicia villosa cultivar HV-30 ecotype Madison, WI linkage group LG6, Vvil1.0, whole genome shotgun sequence genome encodes these proteins:
- the LOC131611941 gene encoding protein SLE1, producing the protein MASEKQNREELEERARHGETVVPGGTGGKSLEAQQHLAEGRSRGGQTRKQQLGSEGYHEMGTKGGQTRKEQMGREGYQEMGRKGGLSTMEKSGEERAAEEGIEIDESKFRND; encoded by the coding sequence ATGGCATCTGAAAAACAAAACCGTGAAGAACTTGAGGAGAGAGCAAGGCATGGTGAAACAGTTGTTCCTGGTGGAACAGGTGGAAAGAGCCTTGAAGCTCAACAACACCTTGCTGAAGGAAGGAGCCGTGGAGGGCAGACAAGGAAACAGCAGTTAGGGTCAGAAGGGTATCATGAGATGGGAACAAAAGGAGGGCAGACAAGGAAGGAGCAGATGGGGAGAGAAGGGTATCAAGAAATGGGACGCAAAGGAGGGCTGAGCACTATGGAGAAATCTGGTGAAGAACGTGCTGCAGAGGAAGGCATTGAGATTGATGAGTCTAAGTTTAGGAATGACTGA